The genomic DNA GTACGGTGGCAAAATACTTCCTCGACAAGTACAAGATGAAGCTGCGCTATCCGCATCTACCCTGCCTGCAGGTTGGCCAggagcacaaacacacgtaccTTCCGCTGGAGGTATGCAACATTGTCGCCGGACAGCGCTGCATCAAGAAGCTGACGGACATGCAAACGTCCACCATGATCAAGGCAACGGCTCGATCGGCTCCGGATCGGTAAGTTGTGATGCGTGAAGTCCCGCCAGCTTGCTTGCGGCTTACCAGGACGGAATGACGAACCTGTGTTTTCCCCCGGTGTATTGTAGCGAGCGTGAAATTAACAACCTGGTACGACGGGCCGACTTTAACAATGACGCGTACGTGCAGGAGTTTGGCCTTACCATCTCGAACAACATGATGGAGGTGCGAGGCCGTGTGCTTCCGCCACCGAAGCTACAGTACGGTGGGCGCGTATCCAGCATGAGCGGACAAGTAAGTTATCCGAGTAGTGTGACGTGTTTCGTGTCGTCGTGTTGATAGAAGATGGGTGATTTGTTACTACGATTGCGCTCTGTTGCGGAGAGGGTTAGAAGGTATGCTCTAGTGTTGTTAAAAGTAGTGTAGCTTGAATGTAGTAGGATCGTTAGCGGCGTGCTCGGTCGTAGTAAGAAATTGCCCAGCCAACCAgttacaaaacacacaacacccaACACAGAAACACCACAGAAAGGCCGAGCAAACGTGTTGCTCGGCAGTGGCCATCGGCCGTACGCCCCCACTCTGCAATAGGCATATTAAAATAAGTGAAAAAGTTACTCTCCGGTCCACAGAACAAGGTGAGCTTAGCATTACCAAACCAAGGGGTTTGGGATATGCGAGGCAAACAATTTTTCACCGGCGTCGAGATACGCGTGTGGGCTATCGCCTGCTTCGCACCGCAGCGCACCGTCCGGGAGGATGCACTGCGGAACTTTACCCAGCAGCTGCAGAAGATTTCGAACGACGCCGGCATGCCGATCATCGGGCAGCCGTGCTTCTGCAAGTACGCGACCGGGCCGGATCAGGTCGAGCCGATGTTCAGATACCTGAAGAGCACCTTCAGCCATCTGCAGCTGGTCGTCGTGGTGCTGCCCGGCAAAACGCCCGTTTACGGTACGCAACGAAAGGTTTTTGGGGACTGTAATCGATGGTTTTTAACGAAAAGCggacttttttttaacttttttctcTATAGCGGAAGTGAAGCGCGTCGGTGACACGGTGCTCGGTATGGCAACGCAGTGTGTTCAGGCTAAGAACGTTAACAAAACGTCACCCCAGACACTGTCCAATCTCTGCCTGAAGATCAACGTCAAGCTGGGCGGTATCAATTCGATCCTGGTGCCATCGATCAGACCAAAGGTGCGTTGGCTTAGTGCGGAAGAATCGTTGGATCAATTTTTGGATTACTTACTTAAAATTAACGATATTCCTCGTATCTGAAGGTGTTCGACGAGCCTGTCATTTTCCTTGGCGCCGATGTGACCCACCCACCGGCCGGTGATAACAAGAAGCCCTCGATAGCGGCGGTGGTCGGTTCGATGGACGCTCATCCTTCCCGGTACGCGGCAACGGTGCGGGTACAGCAGCACCGGCAGGAAATCATCCAAGAGCTGAGCAGTATGGTGCGCGAGCTGCTCATAATGTTCTACAAATCGACCGGCGGTTTCAAACCGCACCGCATCATACTGTACCGGGACGGCGTGTCGGAGGGCCAGTTCCCGCACGTGCTGCAGCACGAGCTGACCGCGATCCGTGAGGCGTGCATCAAGCTGGAGGCGGACTACAAACCGGGCATCACGTTCATCGTGGTGCAGAAGCGCCATCACACGCGGCTGTTCTGTGCGGACAAGAAGGAGCAGAGCGGCAAATCGGGCAACATTCCAGCCGGTACGACGGTCGACGTGGGCATCACGCATCCGACCGAGTTCGATTTTTACCTTTGCAGTCACCAGGGCATTCAGGTGCGTATGGGGAGAAATCCGTTACAGCAatgagaagagagagagagagagagagagagcggagTGCTAATTGCTTTATGTCCCATTTGCTTTTACAGGGCACGAGTCGCCCGTCCCATTACCACGTACTCTGGGACGACAATCACTTCGAGTCGGACGAGCTGCAGTGCCTAACGTATCAGCTGTGTCACACGTACGTGCGGTGTACGCGATCCGTTTCCATTCCAGCTCCTGCCTACTACGCACATCTGGTTGCATTTAGGGCGAGGTAAGAAACAAGCGGATGCAAGCAATGGGTAACAGTGCTGGACAATACAGTAGGAGAGTCATCCTTTACTAACCGCTTTGAACTATGGCTTTCGGGTGTACTGGAGTGGAATTATAGAGAATCGAAGTTATTTGGCCAGCGTTAACCGAGCGTGTTATGTCGCAGTATGACGAATTCATTTCTTGACCCAATTTACCATAGGTTCGGGACGTCCCGGGGGTGCAGCGAGTTCGAGTCGACTGGTGAATTCAACGAGTTCGGTCTTTCCCATAGGTCGCCCGCAACTCACTCTCGTTGCACCCACGGATCTATGATATCGGCCAAGTAGCCATCTCAAACTTACTTTGTTACgacttttttaatattttctttttgcgtTTCTATAGAAGCTATTCCTCAATTTTTCTGTGCATAATGgcttaaagttttttttaatcatttatgTATAAACGTTTATGTaagctttgggtctttgagacctcattcaCCTCCTTCCGTAGTGaaaactgactatccaattacGTGATCTCATTAAGCTcagtaagccagaaagggcagacctaagagatcgttaggccaatgaagaagaagagaaagaaagccaAATAAGATGAGCAAACTCATGTGCATAAATTCAAGACAAAACTAATCGCTTTATTGTTATGTCCGGCACTGTAAACCCTTGACGATGTTGAATTGTATTCCATTAACCCTTGCTTGTTCGCTCCCGTTCTCCCATTTTAGGTACCATTTGGTCGAGAAGGAGCACGATTCTGGCGAAGGATCTCATCAAAGCGGCTGCTCGGAGGACAGAACACCGGGAGCGATGGCACGTGCCATTACCGTACACGCGGACACCAAAAAGGTTATGTACTTTGCTTAAATTGTACAAAGCCTCCCAACAAGCATACAtgcatacaaaaaacaaacaaaaccaagacgacaagacacacacacatacacacgcgcgtGTCGTGTCTGAGAAAAGGAGTCGAAATCAAATCCCAAAAAAGCGGAAACACATTATTATACATCCCCCCCAACACCATGGTCTCGTTCTGCTGATGGAAGAAGAATCGTcgcaacagcagtagcagtgtAGCAGGCTGTGCCAATGGTCGAGTCGGCAATGCCCTGCTACTACGATCCAGATCTCGCCCTTTTTAATAGTTGATCGCGCCCATTTGATGCTTTAAGTTTTCGACCGTTATGCTTAAACAGGTGTGTGAGTTCCGCGACCGTTGCTCCATATTACCAAATTATCACCGACAAATGCTACACACCATGCACAGTGTTTCTCACCATCACACTTCTCAAAGAAAAGTGTCGCTCATGAGTTTGCAACACCGGACCCTCTCGGACCCAACCCCCAAATGCATGCAGAAATGGGGGGGGGCGCATGCAAATATGTATAGATTTTCGAAAggttaaacattttatttttatacatcTAATCTAATCTATAGTTGCTTTGTGGTTTTTGCGATTTATACAccgaaaagcagaaaaaacaaactagtTTCCTAAAGTAGTTACTGTTTCTTCCTGAAGAAATCCTGTCACATCTCCGCCGGTAGTGTGAGGACACCAAGAGGGGGAAAAATCAACTGAGCTTTAGTTGTGGTTAGAGTTTAATTATTTacggctctttttttttctcaatctGATGATATCAAAAGTTTTGATagaaatccacacacacacgtgcacacaCAGAAGCAATAACATGTAACAGTTTTACAGTGCTGAGCATGTTCTTATGTGTATACTTAGTCCTTTTTACTAGTTTAGTACAATTGAAATacaagggattttttttacgtCTAAACGCGCGAGCAGCAGGAGGGCACGATCATCCTGCAATCAAGtggattaatttaattatttgaataagcttccggtttttcttttggtttgctttattAGCAGCAAGTAATGTTGTTTGACAAGATTATtgaaaacacactcacacaacgaCATAAAAGTATATGATTGTCTGCGAAAAGCGTCCTCCAGTTACGATTCTTTATCACACTGTTCCCCTCCTGCGAGATCTCTGTGCcgcagattttttgttttgtacgtgCAGCCATGATTCTATCCCTCGCCTGCCACACCGGAACACAACCAGAAAGGATGTGCACATATTATATGGTTGTTCTGCTTTCTACAATGAAAAGCAAGCACAAGCTCTCGCCCCACTACTTATGCAAAGCCAGGTAGGACGATTCTTTTAGCCAACCAACACGATCATCAAGCTTTAATATACGGTGTAAATAATATAGTTCAAACAGGTGTGCACTGCTAGATGTGTTTTGCGTTTGGGGGGGTGTAAGCATAATATGATTTGCCCGCCCCCCACCTACCTTTC from Anopheles stephensi strain Indian chromosome 2, UCI_ANSTEP_V1.0, whole genome shotgun sequence includes the following:
- the LOC118505941 gene encoding protein argonaute-2 isoform X1; protein product: MSTERELTPGTTQQLHPLSYSDMATHIQLNGVIMGKSFNESPWTSSPPRPPSPSQSQTSFDTLSPPPAGATVNPTTVATTTGTQGAQALGVVPATPPAPPDLPVFTCPRRPNLGREGRPIVLRANHFQITMPRGYVHHYDINIQPDKCPRKVNREIIETMVHAYSKMFGALKPVFDGRNNLYTRDLLPIGNDRVELEVTLPGEGKDRVFRVTIKWVAQVSLFNLEEALEGRTRQIPYDAILALDVVMRHLPSMTYTPVGRSFFSSPDGYYHPLGGGREVWFGFHQSVRPSQWKMMLNIDVSATAFYKAQPVIEFMCEVLDIRDINEQRKPLTDSQRVKFTKEIKGLKIEITHCGTMRRKYRVCNVTRRPAQMQSFPLQLENGQTVECTVAKYFLDKYKMKLRYPHLPCLQVGQEHKHTYLPLEVCNIVAGQRCIKKLTDMQTSTMIKATARSAPDREREINNLVRRADFNNDAYVQEFGLTISNNMMEVRGRVLPPPKLQYGGRVSSMSGQLLSGPQNKVSLALPNQGVWDMRGKQFFTGVEIRVWAIACFAPQRTVREDALRNFTQQLQKISNDAGMPIIGQPCFCKYATGPDQVEPMFRYLKSTFSHLQLVVVVLPGKTPVYAEVKRVGDTVLGMATQCVQAKNVNKTSPQTLSNLCLKINVKLGGINSILVPSIRPKVFDEPVIFLGADVTHPPAGDNKKPSIAAVVGSMDAHPSRYAATVRVQQHRQEIIQELSSMVRELLIMFYKSTGGFKPHRIILYRDGVSEGQFPHVLQHELTAIREACIKLEADYKPGITFIVVQKRHHTRLFCADKKEQSGKSGNIPAGTTVDVGITHPTEFDFYLCSHQGIQGTSRPSHYHVLWDDNHFESDELQCLTYQLCHTYVRCTRSVSIPAPAYYAHLVAFRARYHLVEKEHDSGEGSHQSGCSEDRTPGAMARAITVHADTKKVMYFA
- the LOC118505941 gene encoding protein argonaute-2 isoform X2 — encoded protein: MSTERELTPGTTQQLHPLSYSDMATHIQLNGVIMGKSFNESPWTSSPPRPPSPSQSQTSFDTLSPPPAGATVNPTTVATTTGTQGAQALGVVPATPPAPPDLPVFTCPRRPNLGREGRPIVLRANHFQITMPRGYVHHYDINIQPDKCPRKVNREIIETMVHAYSKMFGALKPVFDGRNNLYTRDLLPIGNDRVELEVTLPGEGKDRVFRVTIKWVAQVSLFNLEEALEGRTRQIPYDAILALDVVMRHLPSMTYTPVGRSFFSSPDGYYHPLGGGREVWFGFHQSVRPSQWKMMLNIDVSATAFYKAQPVIEFMCEVLDIRDINEQRKPLTDSQRVKFTKEIKGLKIEITHCGTMRRKYRVCNVTRRPAQMQSFPLQLENGQTVECTVAKYFLDKYKMKLRYPHLPCLQVGQEHKHTYLPLEVCNIVAGQRCIKKLTDMQTSTMIKATARSAPDREREINNLVRRADFNNDAYVQEFGLTISNNMMEVRGRVLPPPKLQYGGRVSSMSGQNKVSLALPNQGVWDMRGKQFFTGVEIRVWAIACFAPQRTVREDALRNFTQQLQKISNDAGMPIIGQPCFCKYATGPDQVEPMFRYLKSTFSHLQLVVVVLPGKTPVYAEVKRVGDTVLGMATQCVQAKNVNKTSPQTLSNLCLKINVKLGGINSILVPSIRPKVFDEPVIFLGADVTHPPAGDNKKPSIAAVVGSMDAHPSRYAATVRVQQHRQEIIQELSSMVRELLIMFYKSTGGFKPHRIILYRDGVSEGQFPHVLQHELTAIREACIKLEADYKPGITFIVVQKRHHTRLFCADKKEQSGKSGNIPAGTTVDVGITHPTEFDFYLCSHQGIQGTSRPSHYHVLWDDNHFESDELQCLTYQLCHTYVRCTRSVSIPAPAYYAHLVAFRARYHLVEKEHDSGEGSHQSGCSEDRTPGAMARAITVHADTKKVMYFA
- the LOC118505941 gene encoding protein argonaute-2 isoform X3 → MYPVGQQSPWTSSPPRPPSPSQSQTSFDTLSPPPAGATVNPTTVATTTGTQGAQALGVVPATPPAPPDLPVFTCPRRPNLGREGRPIVLRANHFQITMPRGYVHHYDINIQPDKCPRKVNREIIETMVHAYSKMFGALKPVFDGRNNLYTRDLLPIGNDRVELEVTLPGEGKDRVFRVTIKWVAQVSLFNLEEALEGRTRQIPYDAILALDVVMRHLPSMTYTPVGRSFFSSPDGYYHPLGGGREVWFGFHQSVRPSQWKMMLNIDVSATAFYKAQPVIEFMCEVLDIRDINEQRKPLTDSQRVKFTKEIKGLKIEITHCGTMRRKYRVCNVTRRPAQMQSFPLQLENGQTVECTVAKYFLDKYKMKLRYPHLPCLQVGQEHKHTYLPLEVCNIVAGQRCIKKLTDMQTSTMIKATARSAPDREREINNLVRRADFNNDAYVQEFGLTISNNMMEVRGRVLPPPKLQYGGRVSSMSGQLLSGPQNKVSLALPNQGVWDMRGKQFFTGVEIRVWAIACFAPQRTVREDALRNFTQQLQKISNDAGMPIIGQPCFCKYATGPDQVEPMFRYLKSTFSHLQLVVVVLPGKTPVYAEVKRVGDTVLGMATQCVQAKNVNKTSPQTLSNLCLKINVKLGGINSILVPSIRPKVFDEPVIFLGADVTHPPAGDNKKPSIAAVVGSMDAHPSRYAATVRVQQHRQEIIQELSSMVRELLIMFYKSTGGFKPHRIILYRDGVSEGQFPHVLQHELTAIREACIKLEADYKPGITFIVVQKRHHTRLFCADKKEQSGKSGNIPAGTTVDVGITHPTEFDFYLCSHQGIQGTSRPSHYHVLWDDNHFESDELQCLTYQLCHTYVRCTRSVSIPAPAYYAHLVAFRARYHLVEKEHDSGEGSHQSGCSEDRTPGAMARAITVHADTKKVMYFA